A genomic stretch from Microcebus murinus isolate Inina chromosome 19, M.murinus_Inina_mat1.0, whole genome shotgun sequence includes:
- the LOC105856488 gene encoding LOW QUALITY PROTEIN: melanoma inhibitory activity protein 2-like (The sequence of the model RefSeq protein was modified relative to this genomic sequence to represent the inferred CDS: inserted 3 bases in 2 codons; substituted 2 bases at 2 genomic stop codons), giving the protein MEGSRAAPQLFLALVLEELLGVVAAMPEDRKPGPNPYGFPWELVVCAAIGFFAALFCVWSFLWVRRRLFVRREAKLAMMLCELIEEKGKLLEKISLVQKEYEDLESPFKDASFGKELTEAQSLEATYKKLNRSKSKLEDDILHLAKEIKEEKSKHAEQDELMADISKRIQSLQDESKFIKSQLAGPKTIVQIFQINTELHKMALKVALDENSHLQEKQKQLLQEAEAWKEEVNILNKQKVTLEDSKVRACQALNDKENHIRFLHDRLLNMKDWAALLGEDTMDGENLESERKSESENDAHFHHQPRGALKKLIHAAELNASFRTLERERNRIYTQLSEVDKTKEGLAERIKNLQMEKKSLESENTQLESEKQKLQQKLEVMTELYQENKRKLHRKLKAEENDRLEKEEKLSKVDGEISRAAEELETYKQRIVDLKEHSKRINHFYQGKILSYEKKARDNGLAAWAAERKLNDLRKENFYHRQKLTATEIKFELLGKDPHALDVPNTAFGREHSPSGPLPWGQPPCARRAFLSPPTLLPGPRRLSPLLPRGGGRXTRGSGNPLDHQITKERXEYNCERLTDAPRAPSAIRRLLSPPWKQSGRMGIPPSDXTYLHPALPPQRQDRLYSHSGRQSALAELRSFNMPSLDNLDGPVSLEMESHRSDTKDDLGHLNVPNSPLPAKNEATGPGFAPAPLPAKTGPLFPMDTRGPFIRQPPFPPPPPGNTYGAPRDYFPPSAFSXLPCLPFAMRNVYSPRQFPPYLLPRTEFFSPPLHSESRSWFSLGLMPPSNEPVTAHPERRQEA; this is encoded by the exons ATGGAAGGGTCCAGGGCTGCCCCTCAGCTGTTCTTGGCGCTGGTCCTGGAAGAGCTACTCGGGGTTGTGGCAGCAATGCCTGAAGATAGGAAACCAGGTCCTAATCCTTATGGTTTTCCATGGGAATTGGTGGTATGTGCAGCTATTGGATTTTTTGCtgctcttttttgtgtgtggagttTTTTATGGGTTAGAAGACGGCTTTTTGTGCGAAGAGAGGCTAAGCTTGCTATGATGCTTTGTGAACTAATTGAAGAAAAAGGTAAACTACTTGAAAAAATTAGCCTTGTTCAAAAAGAGTATGAAGACTTAGAGTCACCTTTCAAGGATGCCAGCTTTGGGAAGGAGTTGACAGAAGCACAAAGTTTGGAAGCAACTTACAAAAAGCTGAACAGGTCCAAATCTAAACTTGAGGATGACATTCTCCATCTAGCAAAAGAGATCAAAGAAGAGAAATCGAAACATGCTGAACAAGATGAATTGATGGCAGATATTTCGAAAAGAATACAGTCCCTTCAAGATGAATCGAAATTTATCAAGTCACAATTAGCTGGACCCAAAACAATTGTCcagatatttcaaataaacacaGAACTGCATAAGATGGCCCTAAAAGTCGCTTTGGATGAAAATTCCCATCTTCAAGAAAAGCAGAAACAGCTTTTACAAGAAGCTGAAGCATGGAAAGAAGaagtgaatatacttaataaacAGAAGGTAACATTGGAAGACTCCAAAGTACGTGCGTGCCAAGCtctaaatgataaagaaaatcacATCAGGTTTCTGCATGATCGTTTGCTAAATATGAAAGACTGGGCTGCTCTGCTTGGGGAAGACACAATGGATGGTGAGAACTTGGAGTCAGAAAGGAAGAGTGAATCAGAAAATGATGCCCACTTCCATCATCAGCCAAGAGGAGCTTTGAAGAAACTGATTCATGCTGCTGAGCTCAATGCTTCTTTCAGAAccctagaaagagaaagaaaccgaATCTACACTCAGTTATCTGAAGTAGATAAAACAAAGGAAGGACTTGCAGAGCGTATTAAAAATcttcagatggaaaaaaaatctttggagtCAGAAAATACACAGTTGGAAAGTGAGAAACAAAAACTTCAACAGAAACTTGAAGTAATGACTGAACtgtatcaagaaaataaaaggaaactccACAGGAAATTAAAAGCAGAGGAAAATGACCggttagagaaagaagagaaactgtCCAAAGTAGATGGAGAGATCAGCCGTGCGGCTGAAGAGTTGGAGACCTACAAACAGCGAATCGTAGATCTTAAAGAACACTCGAAGAGAATCAATCATTTTTATCAGGGGAAGATTCTCTCCTATGAGAAAAAAGCACGTGATAATGGGTTGGCAGCTTGGGCAGCTGAAAGAAAACTCAAtgacttaaggaaagaaaatttttaccACAGACAAAAATTAACTGCAACAGAGATTAAATTTGAACTTTTAGGAAAAGATCCTCATGCACTTGATGTTCCAAATACAGCATTTGGCAGAGAGCATTCCCCCTCTGGTCCCTTGCCATGGGGCCAGCCTCCCTGTGCAAGGAgagcttttctctctcctccaacTTTGTTGCCGGGCCCACGCAGACTCTCACCTTTGCTTccaaggggaggaggaag gactcGAGGCTCAGGGAATCCTCTGGACCATCAGATTACCAAGGAGAGATGAGAATATAACTGTGAGAGGTTAACTGATGCTCCCAGGGCACCTTCTGCCATTAGGCGCCTCCTGTCACCACCATGGAAACAGTCTGGTAGGATGGGGATTCCTCCATCAGACTGAACATATCTGCATCCAGCTCTTCCTCCCCAAAGGCAAGACAGACTTTATTCTCATTCTGGTAGACAGTCTGCACTGGCAGAACTCAGAAGCTTTAACATGCCTTCTTTGGATAACCTGGATGGGCCAGTGTCTTTAGAGATGGAATCCCATAGAAGTGATACCAAAGATGATCTTGGTCATTTAAATGTGCCCAATTCACCTCTCCCTGCCAAAAATGAAGCAACCGGCCCTGGCTTTGCTCCTGCACCTCTTCCTGCAAAGACAGGACCATTGTTTCCAATGGATACGAGGGGCCCATTCATAAGACAGCCTCcgtttcctccccctcctccaggaaacaCATACGGAGCTCCTCGAGATTATTTCCCACCAAGTGCTTTCT ATCTACCATGTCTCCCATTTGCaatgagaaatgtctattcaccAAGGCAGTTTCCTCCTTATCTTCTCCCAAGAACTGAATTTTTCTCCCCACCTCTACATTCTGAAAGTAGAAGTTGGTTCTCTTTAGGGTTGATGCCACCTTCAAACGAGCCTGTTACTGCACATCCAGAACGACGACAAGAAGCCTGA